GATCCTATAACAAAAGGAGCTATACCACGGTCAAAGAACATATGCCCAAGGCTCACAGGGAGCATGATTACTGGAATCCGGAGCGGCTGATAAACTGGGCCAGCAAGACTGGACCTGCCACGGCCAAGCTGATCAAAACCATCATGGGCAAAAGGATCCATCCCCAGCAGGGCTTTAGGCCTTGCCTGGGCGTCATGCGCCTGGGCAAGCAATATGGAGAAGAAAGGCTTGAATCTGCCTGTTTAAGAGCCCTGACCCTGGGATCGACAAACTACAAGAGCGTAGAATCCATCCTGAAGAACAACCTGGACAAACAGCCTTTACCAAGTCCGTCCGAGAATTCTGAAGCTCCGGTGCTGGAGCATGACAACATCCGGGGCGCAAACTACTATCATTAAAAGGAGGACAAAATGTTAAACCACCCCACTCTTGAAAAACTACAAACCATGCGACTGACAGGCATGCTTAAGGCCCTGCAGGAACAGCAGGAAACCAGGGAAATTGAGGCCCTGTCCTTTGAAGAAAGACTGGGCCTGCTCCTGGACCGGGAGATGACGGAAAGAGAATCCAAACGTCTGCAAACAAGGCTCAAAAAAGCCAAGCTGAGGCACAGGGCTGTGGTTGAAGACATTAACTACCGTCATCCCAGAAGACTGGACAAGTCACAAGTCTTCAAGCTTTGTGACTGCCAGTGGATAAAAGAGCATCAAAACCTGATTATTACAGGACCCACAGGGATAGGCAAAAGCTGGCTGGCCTGTGCCCTGGCCCAAAAAGCCTGCAGAGAGGGATACAGCGCCCTCTATACCCGCATGCCCCGTCTCTTGCAGGATGTGGGCATATCCAGAGGTGACGGGCGTTACCCCAAAGTCATGAAAGAGCTGGCCAAAACAGATCTGCTGGTCCTGGATGACTGGGGCATAAGCCCGCTTAAAGCTGAACAGCTAAGAGATCTACTGGAGATCCTTGAGGACCGGCACGGGCTGCGCTCCACCCTGGTTACAAGCCAGCTCTCAATCCAAAAATGGCACGAGTATCTGGGTGATCCCACCCTGGCTGACGCTGTCCTGGATCGCCTGATCCACAATGCACACCGAATGGATCTTTGGGGAGATTCCATGCGCGAACTGGAAGCATCGTTGACTTCAAAGAACAGTTTCGATTAAAACAAGGCATCCCGCGTCGCTTCGCTCCGATAAGCGCTTTGTTCTGTGAATGACATCTGTCCACCATCAGCGTGGAACACTGTCCACTTTCCCATGGAATGCTGTCCACCATCAGTGTGGAACACTGTCCATCATGCCGTGTACTGACTGTCCACTTTGCGTGGAATACGCACTTTGGGCAATTAAGGCGACCTTTTACCCATTTCATGCATTGCCTGATGTGGGCAATTCAGCGCCTTTGTTACCCATTGTGAGCGCCA
Above is a window of Desulfonatronospira thiodismutans ASO3-1 DNA encoding:
- the istB gene encoding IS21-like element helper ATPase IstB, whose amino-acid sequence is MLNHPTLEKLQTMRLTGMLKALQEQQETREIEALSFEERLGLLLDREMTERESKRLQTRLKKAKLRHRAVVEDINYRHPRRLDKSQVFKLCDCQWIKEHQNLIITGPTGIGKSWLACALAQKACREGYSALYTRMPRLLQDVGISRGDGRYPKVMKELAKTDLLVLDDWGISPLKAEQLRDLLEILEDRHGLRSTLVTSQLSIQKWHEYLGDPTLADAVLDRLIHNAHRMDLWGDSMRELEASLTSKNSFD